Proteins from a genomic interval of Prevotella sp. E13-27:
- a CDS encoding DUF6712 family protein — protein MQLFNKNNQGADELVNVLGLIDKDLTFDKWAPIVPLGVRDLKAVIGEEVVNALDSFYQEDGVTEEEPEPVETEPGNQEEPAEPEPVQEPEQDPESQETQNDTEAMREAVRLAQQAAGMFTWLKVIPTLEAQHGNSGRGKRLGENEHGLTGAQEFKDEENIRNMAYEAIDALVEIMDANSFDFWVNSPKKKAMARLLIQDKETFDEYYTTGSHRLFLSLVPMIREAQEDQIIPILTRKRYEDLLEGTDKALADKLMDAVRRPLALLAIKKAVERLPIEVLPTGIVQVQQTATVRDKVRAEKEAREAVAASLRSDAAAMLDRLVDLVAELDAQETEPDYYVPGPTVQSKGMTF, from the coding sequence ATGCAACTGTTTAACAAGAACAATCAGGGAGCCGACGAGCTTGTGAACGTACTGGGACTGATAGACAAGGACCTTACTTTCGACAAATGGGCTCCTATCGTGCCGCTGGGTGTAAGAGACCTTAAGGCCGTGATAGGTGAGGAGGTGGTGAACGCACTGGATAGTTTCTATCAGGAAGACGGCGTGACAGAAGAGGAACCGGAACCCGTGGAGACTGAACCAGGAAATCAGGAAGAGCCTGCAGAACCGGAACCTGTGCAGGAACCTGAGCAGGATCCAGAGAGCCAGGAAACACAGAATGATACGGAGGCTATGCGTGAGGCCGTCAGGCTGGCACAGCAGGCTGCCGGTATGTTCACATGGCTAAAGGTGATACCTACACTGGAGGCACAGCACGGAAACTCAGGACGCGGCAAGCGTCTGGGTGAGAATGAACACGGGCTGACCGGCGCACAGGAGTTCAAGGATGAAGAGAACATCCGGAACATGGCATACGAGGCCATCGATGCCCTGGTGGAGATCATGGATGCCAACAGCTTTGACTTCTGGGTGAACAGCCCGAAGAAAAAGGCAATGGCACGGCTGCTGATCCAGGATAAGGAGACCTTCGACGAATACTATACTACCGGAAGCCACCGCCTGTTTCTCTCACTGGTACCGATGATACGTGAGGCACAGGAAGACCAGATTATTCCCATCTTGACTAGGAAGAGATATGAGGATCTGCTGGAAGGGACAGACAAGGCACTGGCAGATAAGCTGATGGATGCAGTACGAAGACCGCTTGCACTGCTGGCCATCAAGAAGGCAGTGGAGAGACTGCCTATCGAGGTGCTGCCTACTGGTATTGTGCAGGTTCAGCAGACGGCGACGGTACGCGATAAGGTAAGGGCAGAGAAAGAGGCACGGGAGGCCGTAGCCGCCTCACTCAGGAGCGATGCCGCCGCCATGCTTGACAGACTGGTAGATCTGGTGGCTGAACTGGACGCTCAGGAAACGGAACCTGACTATTATGTGCCAGGGCCTACCGTACAATCCAAAGGAATGACATTCTGA
- a CDS encoding DNA-binding protein, protein MKKVKAIIERAGDGNYSVYMDADNISYLITGTGTTAAEAIASFKDNYEDMKRYYAEEGKEFEELDFDYQYDMASFLSYFSKAFSLAGLSRITGINQGQLSHYVTGHRVPSARTKEKIQKSIHSFASDLSQVSFV, encoded by the coding sequence ATGAAGAAAGTGAAGGCTATCATCGAGCGTGCCGGCGATGGTAATTACAGTGTGTATATGGATGCTGATAATATCAGCTATCTCATAACCGGCACAGGAACAACAGCAGCAGAAGCCATAGCATCCTTCAAGGATAATTATGAGGACATGAAACGCTACTACGCTGAGGAGGGTAAGGAGTTCGAGGAATTGGACTTCGATTACCAATACGACATGGCTTCATTCCTCTCTTATTTTTCGAAGGCATTCTCTTTGGCAGGTCTTTCAAGAATCACCGGTATCAATCAGGGACAGTTAAGTCACTATGTTACCGGCCATCGTGTACCGTCTGCCAGGACAAAGGAGAAAATCCAAAAGTCGATACATTCCTTTGCCTCTGATTTAAGTCAGGTGAGTTTTGTGTAA
- a CDS encoding RNA-directed DNA polymerase encodes MGSNRLHHVIPEIIERDNMKQSFREVTEDLEDEIRERYERKKESIVRSLQKKIGNGTFRVTRYHEFWTKDGPKMRKIQAPPVIQRIGCNAIMRVVERHLYPTVIRTSAASIKGRGMHRLYRKVRTDIRHDREGTAFFYMCDIRKFYESIDQDRMFEYICTRIKDPLLLPMLENFIRLMAKGLSIGLRSSQFFGNILLSRLDHRLKEVERVRYYYRYCDDFRVLAGNKRYLWRIRDIIHEEVESLGLAIKTNEAVKPIGEGNDFLGFVDDGEHSRIRKRTKQNAARKLHKVKSRKRRQKIIGSFKGMAKWGDCGHLYKTLTGKNMEDLGEVNIRMAYKDGKKHFKGKDVGPRELERRPFVVVDFERDVTPRRERVEYERNIEEAKAQGKDPGMVREPVKKWVISLLFDGKPRKMWTGIQENKIILEQMEKAGKIPFFASIVADYESGKYPFYTLTSATALGFSKPDDKEVERLIKQFNMSTSVRLNFSER; translated from the coding sequence ATGGGAAGCAACAGACTTCATCATGTTATCCCTGAGATTATCGAGCGTGATAATATGAAGCAGTCTTTCAGGGAAGTGACAGAAGACCTGGAGGATGAAATCAGGGAAAGATACGAGCGAAAGAAGGAAAGCATAGTCAGGAGCCTGCAGAAGAAAATCGGTAACGGGACATTCAGAGTGACCAGGTATCACGAGTTCTGGACTAAGGACGGACCGAAGATGAGAAAGATACAGGCACCGCCAGTCATACAGAGGATAGGGTGTAATGCTATCATGCGAGTGGTGGAAAGACACCTGTATCCAACGGTGATAAGAACTTCGGCTGCAAGCATCAAGGGAAGAGGGATGCACAGGCTCTACAGAAAGGTAAGAACGGACATAAGGCATGACAGGGAAGGAACGGCCTTCTTCTATATGTGCGATATCAGGAAGTTCTACGAGAGCATAGACCAGGACAGGATGTTTGAATATATCTGTACCAGGATAAAGGACCCGCTACTGCTGCCAATGCTGGAGAACTTTATAAGGCTGATGGCAAAGGGACTGTCTATAGGACTGAGATCATCACAGTTCTTTGGGAATATTCTTCTTTCAAGACTGGACCACAGGCTTAAGGAGGTCGAAAGGGTACGGTATTATTACAGGTACTGCGACGATTTCAGAGTGCTGGCAGGGAACAAAAGGTATCTGTGGAGAATACGGGACATCATACACGAAGAGGTGGAAAGCCTGGGACTGGCGATAAAGACAAACGAGGCAGTGAAACCTATCGGTGAAGGAAATGACTTCCTGGGATTCGTGGATGATGGGGAACACTCCAGGATACGGAAGAGAACGAAACAGAACGCCGCAAGGAAACTGCACAAGGTGAAAAGCAGGAAAAGGAGGCAGAAGATTATTGGATCCTTTAAAGGTATGGCCAAGTGGGGAGACTGCGGACATTTATACAAGACTTTAACAGGAAAGAATATGGAAGATCTGGGGGAGGTCAATATCAGAATGGCCTACAAGGATGGAAAGAAACACTTCAAGGGAAAGGATGTGGGACCGCGTGAACTTGAACGACGGCCCTTCGTGGTCGTTGACTTTGAGAGGGACGTGACTCCAAGACGCGAACGGGTGGAATATGAGAGGAACATCGAGGAGGCAAAAGCTCAGGGAAAAGATCCTGGTATGGTAAGGGAACCGGTGAAGAAATGGGTAATAAGCCTGCTGTTCGATGGAAAGCCACGGAAGATGTGGACTGGAATACAGGAAAACAAGATTATCCTGGAACAGATGGAGAAAGCTGGAAAAATTCCGTTCTTTGCTTCTATAGTGGCTGACTACGAGAGCGGAAAGTATCCGTTCTATACGCTGACATCGGCAACGGCACTGGGATTCAGTAAGCCGGACGATAAGGAGGTGGAAAGACTGATTAAACAATTTAATATGAGCACTAGTGTCCGGTTAAATTTTTCCGAACGTTAA
- a CDS encoding type II toxin-antitoxin system HicA family toxin has product MKYNELEKKIKKAGCFDTGKQMSGHPIWHSPKTGMDFKMSNHGSEEVATGTLNAILKAAGLK; this is encoded by the coding sequence ATGAAATACAATGAGTTAGAAAAGAAAATTAAAAAGGCCGGATGCTTCGACACAGGTAAACAGATGAGCGGCCACCCCATCTGGCACAGCCCGAAGACAGGCATGGACTTCAAGATGAGCAATCATGGAAGTGAGGAAGTGGCAACAGGAACACTAAACGCAATCCTAAAGGCAGCGGGTCTGAAATAA
- a CDS encoding helix-turn-helix domain containing protein — protein MATEISMDLFYVDLEQRDDVKRLASLGYRPVEIAVSLGLDQQKTDAFIRDADTPGTTVSTLIREGLLVTKAAPEVKLHEAAEAGNVDAIKELNIVNFRHAYARTLEEMDEDEYKGYE, from the coding sequence ATGGCTACTGAGATTTCTATGGACCTGTTCTATGTGGACCTGGAACAGAGGGATGATGTGAAAAGGCTGGCTTCACTGGGATACAGGCCCGTGGAGATAGCCGTGTCGCTGGGACTGGACCAACAGAAGACTGATGCCTTTATCCGTGATGCCGACACGCCAGGGACAACGGTATCGACGCTGATACGGGAAGGTCTGCTGGTGACGAAGGCCGCACCGGAGGTGAAACTGCACGAGGCCGCAGAAGCTGGTAACGTGGATGCCATCAAGGAACTGAATATCGTGAATTTCAGACACGCATACGCACGGACACTGGAAGAAATGGACGAAGACGAATATAAGGGCTATGAATGA
- a CDS encoding phage tail tape measure protein, with translation MAKLKSDYISWTLTLKAEGVQKEIHNITEANQELKESNQALRKEMRNLEKQGKVGTAEYKNLNAQVKKNSDLMKENTEKVKLLESRLDKTNMSAAQLEKMAKRLRTELRNTAKSLEPEKYRQLQKELNEVEKAMGKASKGSTGFGASLRSLDKITEIIRGTLWSLGLIITGKIVDTFRNAIQVIIDFEAENSKLAAILGTTKDGVKELTDQARQLGATTSYTASEVTKLQIELAKLGFAKEQIMAMTPEVLKFAKAVDADLGSAAALTGAALRMFGLEAEDAGRVVSTLAVGTTKSALSFSYLESALSTVGPVAKSFGFTIEETTALLGALANSGFDASSAATATRNIMLNMADGSGKLAIALGKPVKSLDDLVDGLEKLQAEGVDLNKALELTDKRSVAAFQTFLSGAQSLRELKDGVTDSTEAFDAMVEEMGDNVKGALTILSSTLEGLVLRFYESRGIMKLLIQTVTLLLEGIGWCIDKFNEYSVVTYTITTYVVAYTAAVKLNIAERLKSLALLVKEKAAKIAQTAVTLSQTAATGGLTAASKALRVELLKNPYMAIAAAVLALAVAIWQLTQRTKELTIAEKTERELSKTIQERENERLNSIRMHTKAINDQNTSIKEKNRLLAILKKETGDNNLALDKNNRLTKDSVERINKRCQAIRKEIAIEAYREKLLDLQKKQIEAEEQKEKAKKEANSASNMAAANATNSSSAGWALVTWFKGNSAKSATKEIQDYSAEIDKIERKIIAFENDLADLGSASGDAQSSSLIKKLEAEKAQVEQWDESTEDAIAKKNKEIQRIEEEIKRLKKLGRTDGKPEAGEYGKDGETAKVLKPLENEHKERMLQIEKNGREEGKREIDIAIEQTNELMAYYQKRIDALAALEAKTPANKKKLLDEIHSLTIEAQTKLYAASDTLSQAQVTKEQQDRDKRIEIENAYYQQQKNSMEKAYQEGKITKGAYDAYMMEVEQAHCMEMEEIARTYQERITALEIANSETKEKVVKEANDAVKASEMDTLRARAAIAQKMKELGASNPVGLAGMQSQRDRMIADTEATYNAIIQIAKNAGLSTVELERQKQAEINQINYEYEQGQYQLQQELGVTWAQEYNNELDKYKHLLDQELISEKQFQKKKLQLQVQNAKKYFDYYSGLSSSMIDNMQQYEMDAVDAKYDVLIREAENNGEDTAELEEKKENEKLEIQKKYADVNFAIKCSQIIADTAVSIMMAYSQLGPIAGSIAAALMTVTGAMQLASAKAERDKIKNMKPGKTSGSKGESAVTAERVVNGYAEGGYTGDGGRYEVAGYVHKGEYVVPQPIMDDPRVIDAVGTIEAIRRHQDKTGTMPGYAEGGPVAGSAPSGTSKEDPSIIREAARDIREAAESIRKVKAYIVYQDLEKAKDTIDNARGHFKRNNG, from the coding sequence ATGGCAAAGTTAAAATCAGACTATATTTCCTGGACCCTTACGCTGAAAGCAGAGGGCGTACAGAAGGAAATACACAACATCACTGAGGCAAACCAGGAACTGAAAGAGTCGAACCAGGCCCTGAGAAAGGAAATGAGGAACCTGGAGAAACAGGGAAAGGTGGGTACGGCTGAATATAAGAACCTGAACGCTCAGGTGAAGAAAAACTCCGACCTCATGAAGGAGAACACCGAGAAGGTGAAACTCCTGGAATCACGTCTGGATAAGACGAACATGAGCGCCGCCCAACTGGAGAAAATGGCGAAACGCCTGCGTACCGAACTAAGGAACACGGCAAAGAGCCTGGAACCTGAGAAATACAGACAGCTCCAGAAGGAACTGAACGAGGTGGAGAAAGCCATGGGAAAAGCCTCGAAGGGCAGTACCGGATTCGGTGCTTCGCTGAGATCCCTGGATAAGATAACGGAGATTATCAGGGGAACACTTTGGAGCCTGGGACTGATCATCACAGGCAAGATCGTGGATACCTTCCGGAATGCTATACAGGTGATCATCGACTTCGAGGCTGAGAACTCGAAACTGGCCGCTATCCTGGGAACGACGAAAGACGGTGTGAAGGAACTCACAGACCAGGCACGGCAGCTGGGAGCAACAACATCGTACACAGCCAGTGAGGTAACGAAACTACAGATAGAACTGGCTAAGCTGGGATTCGCGAAAGAACAGATCATGGCAATGACACCGGAGGTGCTGAAATTCGCGAAAGCCGTAGATGCTGACCTGGGGAGTGCTGCAGCTCTCACGGGTGCAGCGCTTCGTATGTTCGGACTGGAGGCTGAGGATGCAGGACGGGTGGTATCGACATTGGCCGTGGGTACTACAAAATCGGCATTGTCATTTTCCTATCTGGAAAGCGCACTGTCAACAGTAGGACCGGTGGCAAAGTCTTTCGGATTCACTATCGAGGAGACAACGGCACTGCTGGGTGCTCTGGCTAACAGCGGATTCGATGCCTCTTCTGCGGCAACGGCTACCCGAAACATTATGCTGAATATGGCTGACGGTTCAGGAAAACTGGCTATCGCACTAGGCAAGCCGGTGAAAAGCCTGGATGATCTGGTGGACGGACTGGAGAAACTGCAGGCCGAGGGCGTGGACCTGAATAAGGCACTGGAACTGACTGACAAGAGAAGTGTGGCAGCCTTCCAGACATTCCTGAGTGGAGCACAGAGCCTGAGAGAGCTGAAAGATGGCGTGACCGACAGCACGGAGGCCTTCGATGCCATGGTGGAAGAAATGGGGGATAACGTGAAGGGAGCACTGACCATACTATCCTCTACACTGGAAGGCCTGGTACTGAGATTCTATGAATCACGTGGAATCATGAAACTGCTGATACAGACGGTAACGCTTCTGCTGGAAGGTATAGGATGGTGTATCGATAAGTTCAATGAATATTCGGTAGTCACCTATACGATAACTACTTATGTGGTGGCATACACGGCAGCAGTAAAACTGAACATCGCTGAACGGTTGAAATCACTGGCATTGTTGGTCAAGGAGAAAGCAGCCAAGATTGCACAGACGGCAGTCACACTGTCACAGACGGCAGCGACAGGGGGGCTGACTGCTGCATCGAAGGCCTTACGCGTGGAACTGCTTAAGAATCCGTACATGGCGATTGCTGCAGCTGTACTGGCACTGGCCGTCGCTATCTGGCAGCTGACACAGAGAACAAAGGAACTGACCATCGCTGAGAAGACGGAACGGGAACTGAGCAAGACAATTCAGGAACGGGAGAACGAGAGGCTGAACAGTATAAGGATGCATACGAAGGCCATCAATGACCAGAATACTTCCATCAAGGAAAAGAACCGTCTGCTGGCGATCCTGAAAAAGGAGACTGGCGATAACAACCTGGCACTGGATAAAAATAACCGCCTGACAAAAGATAGCGTGGAACGAATCAACAAACGATGCCAGGCCATACGAAAGGAAATAGCCATCGAAGCATACAGGGAGAAACTGCTGGATCTGCAGAAGAAACAGATTGAGGCTGAGGAACAGAAGGAAAAGGCAAAGAAAGAGGCAAACAGTGCAAGTAATATGGCAGCCGCCAATGCCACTAACTCGTCTTCGGCTGGATGGGCGCTTGTCACATGGTTTAAAGGCAACAGTGCCAAAAGTGCAACAAAAGAGATTCAGGACTATTCGGCTGAGATCGATAAGATAGAGCGGAAGATCATCGCATTTGAAAATGATTTGGCTGACCTGGGTAGTGCCAGTGGTGACGCTCAGAGCTCTTCACTGATCAAGAAACTGGAGGCTGAGAAAGCTCAGGTGGAACAGTGGGATGAATCAACGGAGGATGCCATCGCCAAGAAAAACAAAGAGATACAACGTATCGAGGAAGAGATAAAGCGTCTGAAGAAACTGGGCCGTACAGACGGAAAACCGGAGGCTGGAGAATATGGCAAGGACGGCGAGACGGCCAAGGTGCTGAAACCACTCGAAAATGAGCATAAGGAGAGAATGCTGCAGATAGAGAAAAACGGACGTGAAGAGGGGAAACGGGAAATAGACATAGCCATCGAGCAGACGAATGAACTCATGGCATATTACCAGAAGCGTATCGATGCACTGGCAGCACTGGAGGCAAAGACACCTGCCAACAAAAAGAAACTGCTGGATGAGATTCACAGCCTTACCATCGAGGCACAGACAAAACTGTATGCGGCCAGTGACACGCTGAGCCAGGCACAGGTGACAAAGGAACAGCAGGACCGGGATAAGCGTATCGAGATAGAGAATGCCTACTACCAGCAGCAGAAGAACAGCATGGAAAAGGCTTATCAGGAGGGTAAGATCACTAAGGGTGCATACGATGCCTATATGATGGAGGTGGAACAGGCTCACTGCATGGAGATGGAAGAGATTGCCAGAACATACCAGGAAAGGATAACCGCCCTGGAAATTGCCAACAGTGAGACAAAGGAAAAAGTCGTCAAGGAGGCAAACGATGCCGTGAAAGCCTCTGAGATGGATACGCTCAGGGCAAGGGCCGCCATTGCTCAGAAGATGAAGGAACTGGGAGCCTCTAACCCCGTAGGACTGGCTGGGATGCAGTCTCAACGGGATCGTATGATAGCTGATACGGAAGCGACCTATAATGCCATCATTCAGATTGCTAAGAATGCGGGACTGTCAACAGTGGAACTGGAAAGGCAGAAGCAGGCTGAGATCAACCAGATAAACTATGAATATGAACAAGGACAGTACCAGCTGCAGCAGGAACTGGGCGTTACCTGGGCACAGGAATACAATAATGAACTGGATAAATATAAGCACCTCCTGGATCAGGAGCTTATCAGCGAAAAGCAGTTCCAGAAAAAGAAACTACAGCTGCAGGTACAGAACGCCAAGAAGTATTTCGACTACTATAGCGGCCTGAGCTCTTCAATGATCGACAATATGCAGCAGTACGAAATGGATGCCGTCGATGCAAAATACGATGTACTGATCCGTGAGGCTGAGAACAATGGCGAGGATACGGCAGAACTGGAAGAGAAGAAAGAAAATGAGAAACTGGAAATCCAGAAGAAATATGCGGACGTGAACTTCGCCATCAAATGCTCACAGATCATCGCAGATACAGCAGTGTCTATCATGATGGCATACTCACAGCTGGGACCTATCGCCGGATCTATTGCCGCCGCTCTGATGACAGTGACGGGAGCTATGCAGCTGGCCAGCGCCAAGGCTGAACGTGACAAGATCAAGAACATGAAGCCTGGAAAGACATCTGGAAGCAAGGGAGAATCGGCCGTTACAGCTGAGCGTGTGGTGAACGGATATGCGGAAGGTGGTTATACAGGTGACGGTGGCCGCTATGAGGTGGCCGGATATGTGCATAAAGGTGAGTATGTAGTACCACAGCCTATCATGGATGATCCGCGTGTCATTGATGCGGTAGGAACAATCGAGGCCATCAGGAGACATCAGGATAAGACGGGAACAATGCCAGGATATGCGGAGGGTGGACCGGTGGCAGGTTCAGCACCTTCTGGTACGTCGAAGGAAGATCCGTCTATTATCAGAGAGGCCGCCAGGGATATCAGGGAGGCCGCTGAAAGCATCAGGAAAGTGAAGGCATATATCGTCTATCAGGATCTGGAAAAGGCTAAGGATACCATAGACAATGCCAGGGGACATTTCAAACGCAATAACGGATAA
- a CDS encoding site-specific integrase gives MAVIRIIKRPEEGKNGKSPLYAVFYCSREKVRVPIKLSVSSSEWDPQSEKIRGRSQDVKDRNLIIEDTRARISDVLVTARLRHQKLTKESFFRQYNSPRDYKDFYDFIEALQKIESRTLALNTCRQHSAVLAKLRSYRAGLAFHEITPQMIHGFASWLRKIGNQEATVWKNISCLKTYVNAADRAGYIQDNPFKSIKIRHPKSKIIYLTEPELKRLIDLYNSNQYSGLDLQCLRFFLFMCFTSLHIGDALRLKIDDIRNNEIHYTRGKTRLNVCVPLSAPALKLVEYYKGGRSKGLLIERFAKSQTINRKIRSICTDAKIDKPISCKAGRHTFATLFYQKNRDILTLQNILGHSSLRMTLIYAHVVDEVRSEGVHAFDSFL, from the coding sequence ATGGCAGTTATTCGAATCATCAAGCGTCCAGAGGAAGGTAAGAATGGTAAGTCACCCTTATATGCTGTTTTCTATTGCAGCCGTGAAAAGGTCCGTGTCCCCATCAAACTCAGTGTCAGTTCCTCAGAGTGGGATCCTCAGTCAGAGAAGATCCGTGGCCGTAGTCAGGACGTTAAAGACCGTAATTTAATAATAGAAGACACGCGCGCACGTATAAGTGATGTTCTGGTTACTGCAAGGCTCAGGCATCAGAAACTCACGAAAGAAAGTTTTTTCAGGCAGTACAACAGTCCCAGGGACTACAAAGATTTCTATGACTTCATAGAAGCCCTACAGAAGATCGAGAGCCGTACACTAGCCCTGAATACCTGCCGTCAGCATTCTGCCGTCCTAGCGAAGCTCCGTTCCTACCGTGCCGGTCTTGCCTTCCATGAGATCACGCCACAAATGATACATGGCTTTGCCTCCTGGCTCCGTAAGATCGGTAATCAGGAAGCAACCGTATGGAAGAATATCTCATGTCTTAAGACGTATGTGAACGCTGCCGATCGTGCCGGTTATATCCAGGACAATCCTTTCAAGTCCATCAAGATCCGCCACCCGAAGAGCAAGATCATTTACCTGACAGAACCAGAGCTTAAACGCCTTATCGACCTGTACAACTCGAATCAATATTCCGGACTGGATCTCCAATGTCTCAGGTTTTTCCTTTTCATGTGTTTCACCTCCCTTCATATAGGTGATGCCCTACGCTTGAAGATTGACGACATCCGTAACAACGAGATCCACTATACGCGCGGGAAGACACGTCTGAATGTCTGTGTACCCCTTTCCGCTCCTGCATTGAAACTTGTAGAGTATTATAAAGGAGGCCGGTCAAAAGGTCTCCTGATAGAGCGTTTTGCGAAGAGCCAGACCATAAACAGGAAGATCAGATCCATCTGTACCGATGCCAAGATTGACAAGCCTATAAGCTGCAAGGCTGGCCGCCATACCTTTGCCACCCTTTTTTACCAGAAAAACCGAGATATCCTGACATTGCAGAATATTCTCGGTCATTCCTCGTTACGCATGACGCTTATCTACGCCCATGTAGTCGATGAAGTACGTTCAGAAGGCGTTCATGCCTTTGACAGTTTCCTATAG
- a CDS encoding IS4 family transposase produces the protein MNAGNTVFSQLMSLIPDYELRKCIDRYRGDFHARRFTCRDQFLVMSYAQLTSSASLRSIEAQLTAFNSKLYHAGLKVMPKSTLADMNEKKDWRIYQDYAMVLVERAKVLYKDEYYRLGIDNMVYAFDSSTINLCLHLCPWAKFHHDKGAFKMHTLIDVKNNIPNFIMLTPGNVHDTQAMDSLPVEAGAYYLMDKGYVDFDRLFRLFQQQKAYFVTRAKDNMKYSVFEAREVDRQTGVISDESISLTGLFTAKKYPDLLRLVVYEDFAQNVVYRFLTNDFTLEAITIAELYRERWTIETFFKWIKQHLHIKTFYGTSQNAVFTQIWIAICDYLLLIIALKMYHIEQNLYIFSNVIGQVLFERTPLNELFDKPIINQNPEDDRQLSLW, from the coding sequence ATGAATGCCGGAAATACTGTATTCTCGCAACTGATGTCTCTCATCCCTGACTACGAGCTCAGGAAATGTATTGACAGATATAGAGGGGATTTTCATGCAAGACGATTCACTTGCCGTGACCAGTTCCTTGTCATGAGTTATGCTCAGCTGACCAGCAGCGCAAGCCTTCGTAGCATAGAGGCTCAGTTGACTGCTTTCAACTCCAAGTTGTATCATGCCGGTCTGAAGGTGATGCCCAAGTCCACTCTCGCCGACATGAACGAGAAGAAGGACTGGCGTATCTATCAGGACTACGCAATGGTACTTGTCGAGAGGGCTAAAGTCCTGTATAAAGATGAATACTATCGGTTGGGAATTGACAATATGGTGTATGCCTTTGACAGCAGTACCATCAACCTGTGTCTGCATCTCTGTCCATGGGCGAAGTTCCATCATGACAAAGGTGCTTTCAAGATGCACACTTTGATTGATGTAAAGAACAACATACCCAACTTCATCATGCTTACTCCTGGCAATGTGCATGATACTCAGGCTATGGACAGCTTGCCTGTAGAAGCAGGGGCTTACTATCTGATGGATAAAGGCTATGTGGACTTTGACCGTCTGTTCCGTCTCTTCCAACAGCAGAAGGCTTACTTTGTAACCAGAGCAAAGGACAACATGAAATATTCCGTATTCGAGGCAAGAGAGGTTGACAGGCAGACTGGCGTCATCTCTGACGAGTCCATCAGTCTTACTGGTCTCTTTACAGCCAAGAAGTACCCTGATTTGTTGCGTCTGGTCGTCTATGAGGACTTTGCGCAGAACGTAGTGTATCGATTCCTGACGAATGACTTCACCCTTGAAGCAATTACCATTGCGGAACTGTACCGAGAGCGCTGGACTATCGAAACGTTCTTCAAATGGATCAAGCAGCACCTGCACATCAAGACGTTCTATGGGACGTCCCAAAACGCAGTCTTCACACAGATATGGATTGCCATCTGTGACTACCTGCTGCTTATTATTGCTCTGAAGATGTATCATATCGAACAAAATCTTTACATATTCTCTAATGTCATCGGCCAAGTTCTCTTTGAGAGGACTCCGCTGAATGAACTTTTTGACAAACCAATTATTAATCAAAATCCGGAAGATGACCGCCAACTTTCGCTTTGGTGA
- a CDS encoding N-acetylmuramoyl-L-alanine amidase produces MRKIKRIFVHCTASWQKTTTEASLRAEFKKNGWKNPGYHYVIMPDGSVINMLDESLVANGVKGYNATSVHVAWVGGIDKQHPNGIDNRTQEQKQTLIGILTVLRKRYPDAQIMGHRDISPDKNGNGIVDPWERIKECPCFDAMIEYADL; encoded by the coding sequence ATGAGAAAGATTAAGAGAATATTCGTTCACTGTACGGCTAGCTGGCAGAAAACGACTACGGAGGCCTCACTGAGGGCTGAGTTCAAAAAAAACGGATGGAAGAATCCTGGATACCATTATGTGATAATGCCTGATGGCAGCGTGATCAACATGCTCGATGAAAGCCTGGTGGCTAATGGAGTGAAAGGCTATAATGCTACCAGTGTTCATGTGGCATGGGTAGGAGGTATCGACAAGCAGCACCCTAACGGTATCGACAATAGGACACAGGAACAGAAACAGACGCTGATAGGGATACTGACGGTGCTGAGGAAAAGGTATCCGGATGCTCAGATCATGGGACATCGTGATATTTCGCCGGACAAGAACGGGAACGGTATCGTGGATCCATGGGAAAGGATCAAGGAATGTCCGTGCTTTGACGCAATGATCGAGTATGCTGATCTATAG